GATCTGAAATATAATCTGGAAAACGATCCACATGAGAGACACTTTCAGTTAGAATATTCAACTCCTAATTTCTCAAAAACTGGCTCCTAGGCTCAGAGGCAGTGTTGGTCATTCTACTGCTTCCTAAAATGTAAATTTTCTGAGAAAGACTTCCTCAAAGTGAATCAGATAGTGAGTTTAgctgcaaaaaatatatattttaaaatacctttttcCCTCCAATAGCCAGGATAAGGTTAGATTATTGGTAAATTTGAAGCCAATCTTCTGCATGCCTAAGAGCTTTATCCAGGCTCTTCAAACCATGTGGCATTCTTGGCCTCCCCCATCAGTTTCCCATGCCTTCCcccacctctttctctcttgttgATAAAGATCCATACCCCACTTCCCCCACCCATCTTGTTTACAAGCAACATTCGACCATTCAaaactatttaaacatttacaatttcacagaaaaaaaacatttaacctgATGGCTCAAAAACAGTCATCCAATATGTCTCATCTTataatgtaattatataaatCCCCAAAACTAACCCACTGATCTGAAGTCTGCTCTTCTCTCACTCAAACTCTCACTGAACAGCAGCTCAATTAAAGCGTTCCCAGATCAGTGATTAGAGATCGATAAGAGAGAATAAATcgatatacacacatatatatacatatatatatatatatatatatatatatatagagagagagagagagagagagagagagagagagagagagagagagagagagagagagagagagacagagacagagacaaagagacagaatatcaaaaataaatacatagatataTAGATAGCTGCAATTCAAAGGTTCCTTTACTTTCTCAATAAGTTTAACATAAAGCAATAGGTTGAACATATTTGTGGTTCACCTAACATGTGAAGGATTTTCCCTCTGCTGCtagagaaatatataaaaaatagttattaaacaaacaaatacaactttggTGCTGTTAAGTATTTTCTCCtctacaaaaaaagtaaaattactatTATTTTACCAATCATTTGgacatatttctttaaatatttgagcTTCCGCCGCGTAATATAGTCCCCCAGCGGTGGTTGAGCGGCGGTTTCCGGTTGGCGGATTAATATTCTAGTTTGGTCACAGGTGTGTGCTCATTGGGTATTTCAGAACGTCTTCAAAtgtgtcagccaatcagaaattAGGCAGCCGTTTCACGAGACTTTGAGGACACAAATTGACAAGAATATTAGGTCTGTTTGAGATGTGATTGAAGTTATATTATAGAATATCACGACTACATAAGTTAAATATGGAACCAAGGTCGGTTTGTACGCTTTATAACCAGCTTctgttaaaataatgtaaaataggGTTTTGCGTGTTTAGTGTGCAGGAGGTTGGCCTGCTGGGTTTCACTTTCACGCGCACTCTCGTGGTGCATTCTTCTGTCGTGCACGGACGCACACACATACGCCTAAATAGACTGCTTAACTTGGCCTTTTTGGTTTTGAGCTCATTAAAGGGAGATTGCCGTTTATCCTTTCTACTTATATTTTACTTGATACTGTTGAATTCTGCATTTCCAGAATCTAGAATATTTAGTAATTATAAGTGAAATCTACATGCATACCCTTGTTGTGAGACTACAGATTTCTACTCATGGGTTATGTTGTGACAagttgaaaatgcatttaatttatatacatgaaataacagtttttttgttttgttttgtttgttttaatattatttagaCCACTTGCCTTTTATTCCATTCATTTACTCTGAAAGTAAGACTGCAGTTGAGGAACAAACGGAGTCATGTAGAGCTGAAAAGTTAAAGCACAcagtttagttttaaaaacaagaaagtaGTTTTCAATAGGTAAAAAGGAAATGCAAGTGGTGTAGCCAAATTGCCCCTTTTCTGGCTTCAGTTTGCAGCTTTCTTTCACAGAAGCTGAGGTTttagatttaaatgtaaatgtacaggATGATCTGCTGCCCTGCAAAGTTTATTTTGCTGGAACATTTACAAATATAAGACTTTTGTGAAACTATAATGACAGCTTTAATCTtattattgaattaaaaatgatttatttagaatgaattataaaaatgaacacCAGTTTCATCCACATGTTTGGAGTGGGCGTAACATGCTTTTAATCTTATTCATCTTCAGTGCTTTGATTTCcaaataaactgcatttaagGACTCACTTACTGGAGAGAACGTGTGCACAATGGGGCAATTTATTCATGTGCTGAAacttatatattatttatgtcaAAGAATTGTTGAATTACTGAGTTAATTGTAGGAATCCAAGGATCTCTGGCTTTGACAGATTTATCCTCCAAAATCTCTGTTTAGGATCATGTTTTCCACAGCTGTTTAGGCTCAAGGCCGAACAGCCTTTTTCTCTCATGGCCTTAATTGATTGAAATGTTGGATTCAAAGAATATGTGTTAACATAAGGAAATAACAATTGTACAattgtaaaaacaatgttttcttattacttatttgttttgtaaatctTTTGCAGTTACAGGCTTACACTTAATCTAAAAGTTCAATTTGTGTTTTCAAGTAAAcattatgcattttaaaatgaaaaataaataaatcacatttaaactATGAAAAAGTTTGTCCAAAATATTTTGCTtctattatttttgattaatttcaTTTCCATCCTGAAATGACTTCTGATAACGTTTGAGAACTGGGAATTTGTGGAGTCTTTCAAAAGTAACTGCACTATAAATGTCCCTCCATAAAGATGAAAGTGGGACATCAGAGAAGTTCTTGAACACGGAACATGTATGTTGAGTAATTCACATGGGGCCCTCTGTCAGACCACCCTCATTTTCTGCTCTGGCTGCACGTGTTGTCATTTCCAGGGTTACTGCCTCCTGGTGGAAGACCAGACACCTACAGCCTGCTTTCGCTCTTTCCTGTTGTTGCCTTCTGTAAACGGGGACTTGTTAAATGAAAACGCTTTCGATACATTTAAATGACGAAATGTGAATAAAGTTGAGTGAAAAAAGTCCATTCAtgactgtgtctgtttgttttagagCTCAAACAGTCGGGTAAGATGATCATAAAATAATCTGTATCATGATATTACtaaattatttataatttacaatcaattattaatgaatcaattaacaatctaagaaaataagttgcaaaAATAGgtaaatataaagataataaaaataagaattttTAAGAATCTATTTAgcattataatatataatgctaaagacaagtatttacaccTCATTTAAATTTGAGTATACGAATAACcataaaagttaaaaaataaacacttttaactGAATTGTCATTTTGTTATTAAGCTctctaaataatatttttttcagaataaaactaGCATGGTAATTCACGGTTTaaaaagttgtttattgtaGTTGTGGCATTGTGTTTTGTTCCCTTTAAAAGGCAAACAATCAGCACATGTCAAGAGGTAGAAATTATCAGTCTGAAAAAAATGGGGGACTGACATTTAAACacgctcacatacacacacacccacacatacacaccaccaTGCACAAGTTTCTCATCCACTGCAGTACTGCAGACGTGCGGTGTCAGCATTTTCTTTATACTTGTACATGCTGGAGACATTCAACATCCCATAGCCTCCAttctgtgcacacacataaaataaataatatgcatCATGTTTAGAGGATGGTGAAATGATCACCAAataaactttttttccccccacttcGACCTCATGACTGTAaatgctgattggctgattacTGTAATCGTTAAAGTACCCCCTTCCCTTTACAAACCTGATAATGTAGTCAGTCTTTGTTCGTTAGGACTACAAAAATGGCCCACAGGAGAGGGTACGTTAGCTGTGAGTGCTGAATGTTGGTTTAAGGTTGTGTGCAGGGGCAGATCCTGAGGAGTCTATAACAGGCTGACTCCAACGGGAAGGGGAGGGAGAAGAAATGGCTAAACCACAAAAAAAGTGTAAACAGCTGGTGTGAACAGTATATAAGATGATCTGAataaaggaaggaaacaaaagGACACACTGTAACGGGAGGGGCAGGTTATTTGACCCAGGAGATGTTGAGACAGCGAGCGATGAAGGCGTAGGTGTCGGCCACCTCCTGGATGACCTTGCTGGTGGGCTTGCCAGCACCGTGGCCTGACTTTGTGTCCACAAGGATGAACAGAGGGTTTTTCTGCTTGCTGCTGCGACCTACGATGTGCTGCAGGGTAGCGATGTACTTCAGGGAGTGCAGAGGCACCACCCGGTCATCGTGGTCCCCGGTCAGGAGGAGCACTGCAGGGTACTGGACCCCGTTGCCTTCTGGGATGCGGATATTATGGAGCGGGGAGTATCTTGAAAAGAGAAGCAGGAGGTTCAACATGTAGGGAAATATAAATAACCTGTCTGTTGGCGGCCATAACAAACATTAATAGCTGTTAAAAATACTTCGGCCTTCTATATCGTCtatgtgtgtggtttgtgaAGCATTTAGGGGTTACCTTTGTGCATTCacagtgctgtataaataaagtatgatttaaattattaaataatcTGAAGGTCTTTATTCTCAATCCAAAGATTCCTCTCACCAAAAAATTCTGAAATATGATCCCAGAGTGAGCACTTACTTGATGAGCCAGTCAAACTGCACTTTGTCTTCGGAACAGCCGAAGTCTGTGGTCCAGGCGTGGCCGATGGTGAACTTGTGGAACTTCAGCATGTCCATGACGCCCACCTGAGCGACGGCACAGCCGAACAGCTCGGGCCGCTGATTCACGCACGCAgctgagagaggaaacacagtcaGACACAGCAGGGGAGCATAACTGTGCATTCCTTCGAAAGAGTTTGAATACACTTTATCCATCAGTAATATTGCAAATTATagatatgcttttttttctccatccatTACAGATATGCACTTTTTATTGTGCATTGTTCTTCAAAGTAGCCGGTAGGTGGCACTATTAGTCTAGTTGGAAAACATTGCGGAGGAAGAGggcaaaacaataaatacttaAGAGTGCAAGTCCTACCAAAGATGGTGGGAAATGAATGGAGGAAACTGGATGAAGGTTAAATTTGATCTGCGAGTGAAGAAGGGTCCCCTCTTGCCTCTCGTCAGCAGAACAGAAAATTCATCCAACACTGAACATGAGCCTCATTTACGTTAGCCTTTATTTGCTAAATCTGTTTCCATTGCACTTTGCTGTTATTTTGATAATAACTAACATGgacataataatatatattatgtttataataataaatataataaataaataatcatttagaTTGGTTTGAATCTTTGGTGTCTCCTCTCAGGTTTTGTTATGGATGGAAACGGACCATGAGCTGCTCCTCAGGTAGCTGCATACATACCTACAAGCAGGCCCCCGTTGGAGCCTCCATTGATAGTCAGCTTGGAGGAAGAGGTGTATCCCTCCTTTACGAGATATTCAGCGGCGCACTGGAAGTCTGTGAAGCAGTTCTGCTTGTTGGCCAACATGCCGGCTAAAAGGGAATAATTCAAAGTGTGTAAATGAGGAGTTTGCAATGGTATTACTTTCAAACATCAAGACAACAAACAAGATGTACGAGAACCATTTCCCACACCTTTGTGCCAGGTCTCCCCGTACTCTCCCCCTCCTCGGATGTTGGCAACGGCCAGCACTCCCCCCAGATGTCTGACAAAAATGAGCCGCGAGACGCTGTAGCTCGGCGTGATGGAGATGTTAAAACCACCGTATCCGTATAGAAAACCTGGATGGGAGCCGTCCAATTTGATGCCCTTCTTGTGTACGATAAACATGGGGATTTCCGTGCCATCCTTGGAGGGATAGAAGACCTGGCACcgacacagagaaagaaacaccATCAGGGAGACAAGTGGGACTTGGAACCGAGCCATGAAATAAGAGGGAATGTTTCTCAGACACACATGGGAGCAGTGAAAGTGGGATTAACACAAAATACATCCTTCTCAGCATTGGTCCTGGTAAAAATGAGGTTTTTGGCTATTTTTGAAATCGACCTGAATCTGTCAGATTCAGATAAAGGACAGGAGAATGGTCCCTCATTTAAAAGTGTATCCTCTGTTCTTATTTTCACTTTTACCATGGAGTTTCTCGGGTCATAAATCTGACTGCCAGACATAATTTTCAGAAGCTTTACTatctttcattaaaaaaagatgtgtgtCGAAGGTTAGCGTTTGCACTTTCAGTGACCAATGTTGACATGAAAAGAAGAAGTATTCTTTTATGGAGATAGTGTACAcagatcaaattaaatcagaaagGTTGTCATTACCTGGGTGGTCTGGTAGTCTGAGGGGCTGAAGCCTTTGACCGTGACCTCTCTGAAGATGTGAGGCTGCAGCGGCTCCTTAGTCAGGTCGCAGTGGTAGATGATGGCTGAAAGCAAGAGAAGAATAACCGTCATCTCAAATCGCTCTATATTCTTGTGGAAAATGTGTCTTCCTCTAGCACATCTTTTTCATCTTTATACAGTTAACTAAAGTTAATTGAACCCAGAAAGGTAGCCAAATGTCCCAAGCACTGCAGCAAGATACACTATTAGCAACTTTTGGATACTTTATGCCACCGGTGTGAGagttttatgtgtttttctacCCTTAATCCAATGTGCATTACCCTGTTCATTTTGCAGCACCTAATGCATAACGCTTTACACAACACATACTATCAAAGAGAAATAGCTTCTCAAACTACTACACAGACCAACCCTAACACTATGTATTGAGCAATCTTGTACCTGGGGAGAGGAACGAGGTGAAATAGTAGAAGATCTCTGAGTCCCTCTTCCGTCCCGTGAAACCCACCACAGAGCCGACGTCAAGAGGGAAGGTCCTCAGCTCCTCCCCTGAGCTCAGACGGTACATTTTCAGCACGTTCTTCACGTCgtggaggaaacacacaaacaggtaGCTGGAGAAGGTACAGGTGGCAAACACTGCAGGGAAAACAAGGGAAAGACAACAGATAAGAAGCTGAAATGTGTATCCCAGTTGACATCAGAAGAAATTGTAAACTCCTGGTTCTCATAGTTTAACTGTACGGTAGGTCATGAGTGTTGTAGCAGCTCACCAATAACATCCTTGTCATGTTGAGGGATGAGCTCTTTCCAGTTGCTCTGAGCCGGAGAGGCAAAGTCGATGTTGATGAGGCGGTACCGCGGGGCGTCCAGGTTGGTCTTGAATGTGAACAGCGTGCCCTCGTTGGTCACATATTCGTACTCAGCGTCGAAGTTGTCGATCAGCTTCACCCATGGTAAAAGTCCTAAACATTACAGGAGGGGTATTTCAGTTCATTCACAATAACAGACcgagaataaaaaataatgacgAAGTGCTTCTTGACATTACACAAAAATATAAGCGTTTCCCCTTTTTAGTGGACAGAAACTGATTATTTTTGCACTCCagtaaactatttttattttcagtattaaATATAACTCAAATCATCTGACCATGTGATGATTAAGAAAAAGAACACTACAGCAGGCCAGGCACAAAGATCATGTGCAGAAAACTAAAAGTGTAACATACCTGTAATCCCCTCAGGAGTGGTCTTCAGGTCACAATACCACAGTCTGTTGACCGGATCACAACCTTCCCTGATAGACAGCAGCAGGTAGCGTCCATCGTCTGATACCTGCAATATACATCCAATCACTTAACCCTCTCTAAATACCCGTTAACTCAAgctcatctttatttatttttttgtttttaggatTGACAAATGAATTTCTGGCACACCTCAGCTCCACCCATCCATTTGGGGTGGTCGGGGAATTCAGCGCACAGCACGTCCTCAGACTGTGGAGTCCCCAAAATATGGAAGTTCAGCTTCTGATGCAGGTTGGAGGAGGTCTCAGTGCCTACAGGACAAAACATTTTACGGTGAGATTTCAGAAACAACACATCACAGCTGTAGGAGCAGTGAAAGTTACAAGTCCTTCAAACTAAAAGGGAAGCATATAAAgtaaaatctatattttatgTTTCAGGTATTGAGCTTTACAGATAAGCTAGAGTTCCTCTACTTGTTCTGCAACGGGGAAATTAACAGTAATACAACAGCAGAAGTATAGTGCAGAACATACATTTACAGGCAGTGTTGTTGCACATCAGGGGTATTACAGTATGTAGGTGGTCTAATAAACAGTGTATATGCTTATTATTTTGAGGGGAATTGAGGCAACTACAACCAAGTTTAGGATAGGAATATGCTGAAAACAAGGTGTTAGCCTCACCATCACTCTTTCCCTTCTGCTCTGGGTAAGAGTTGTAGAAGAGTCCCTTCCCATCATGAGTCCAGGACATGCAGCTGAACTTGACTCGCTCCAGGCGATCGTCAAGAGTCTTGGCCCCCTCTACTTGCAGGAAGCGGATCTCCACCCAGTCCGAACCACTGGCGCTGGTTCCATACGCCAGGTACTCACCGTCCTCGGAGAATGCGTAGCCTTGAAGTGAACAGAGGAGCAGACATCAACAAAGTCAACAGAGAAAGGCTATATTCCTTATTTAGCTGTACATGTTGATGCTATAAATAACAGCTTATTTCTGGACATGAAGGATTCAAATTTCAGTCAAGATGACTGAGAAATCTATTCTGAGAATCTGTGCCAGTGCATTGGGCAAACACATTGCAATGAAATGCAGaaataacaatgaaataaataattataattaacaCTTCTAAAAACCTCTTTGCAAACAAGGAGTTATAATGCAGAGGagcaattaaataataaataaaaaaatcacagtcaacggataaaaaaaataaggtaaagccaaaataaaactAAGTTTTGAGGGATGATTTATGAGATGAAGTATTGCGTACTGTAAATGCAGTATATTGTAATTTCTAATAAAAGTGCAGTACAAGAGTCAGAATAGCAGTATTgcaaaatatgtaataaaacattattgttatgttttgttgttacCTCGCAGGGCAACAGTTCCAtcatcagaaaatgtgtttggatcTAAGAAGACTGTGGGCTCATCATCCAGGCTCTCCTGAACGTACATCACACTCTGGTTTTGGAGTCCTGTGTTGTAGAAGTGAAAGTACCTGAAAATGAAGAGAAGAATTATTATGGTCAAAAGGATATTATCTGTGCTCCACAGGTTTTTGACTGAAGTTTTAAAACATGATAGGGTTGTGGCTCACCTGTTCCCTCTCTTGAAGGGACAGCTGTACTTGGGGTAATCATACAGCTCAGTCATGCGCTCCTTGAACAGGTCTCGCACCTCGCAGCACTCTAAATAGGGCGAAGTCAGCTGGTTCTGGGCGCTGACAAAGGCCTGATGGTAGAAGATACAAGACCAAGAGGTAGTACACATCCATGAATTCAAATCTCTGCAGACAGTTTAAAGAAACAGATGTACGGATTTATCAGAATACAGTTGCTGATTAAAACCATAACCTTATGTTCACGGTTTTACCCAGCAAAGTTACCCAGATCACTCAGAGAGACGGCCTTCTCAGGACAAACCTCTGGTGATGTCAACTAAACCCAATGCTGGTGGTTATAAGTGCCTTTAAGAGTAATTATTTGCATAACAAAGCACCAGTATTATGTTTGTATGATGCCAACAGT
The sequence above is drawn from the Eleginops maclovinus isolate JMC-PN-2008 ecotype Puerto Natales chromosome 15, JC_Emac_rtc_rv5, whole genome shotgun sequence genome and encodes:
- the prep gene encoding prolyl endopeptidase, with product MFYRIQKAISKPLFHSLRLILLLRSSRKLTSKMSFQYPQTYRDDAVMDVYHGEKVPDPYSWLEDPDSEKTQAFVSAQNQLTSPYLECCEVRDLFKERMTELYDYPKYSCPFKRGNRYFHFYNTGLQNQSVMYVQESLDDEPTVFLDPNTFSDDGTVALRGYAFSEDGEYLAYGTSASGSDWVEIRFLQVEGAKTLDDRLERVKFSCMSWTHDGKGLFYNSYPEQKGKSDGTETSSNLHQKLNFHILGTPQSEDVLCAEFPDHPKWMGGAEVSDDGRYLLLSIREGCDPVNRLWYCDLKTTPEGITGLLPWVKLIDNFDAEYEYVTNEGTLFTFKTNLDAPRYRLINIDFASPAQSNWKELIPQHDKDVIVFATCTFSSYLFVCFLHDVKNVLKMYRLSSGEELRTFPLDVGSVVGFTGRKRDSEIFYYFTSFLSPAIIYHCDLTKEPLQPHIFREVTVKGFSPSDYQTTQVFYPSKDGTEIPMFIVHKKGIKLDGSHPGFLYGYGGFNISITPSYSVSRLIFVRHLGGVLAVANIRGGGEYGETWHKAGMLANKQNCFTDFQCAAEYLVKEGYTSSSKLTINGGSNGGLLVAACVNQRPELFGCAVAQVGVMDMLKFHKFTIGHAWTTDFGCSEDKVQFDWLIKYSPLHNIRIPEGNGVQYPAVLLLTGDHDDRVVPLHSLKYIATLQHIVGRSSKQKNPLFILVDTKSGHGAGKPTSKVIQEVADTYAFIARCLNISWVK